From the Canis lupus baileyi chromosome 37, mCanLup2.hap1, whole genome shotgun sequence genome, one window contains:
- the RNF39 gene encoding RING finger protein 39 isoform X2 yields the protein MRPGGRWTASCWETQAFSGGRRRASGSECAGRSEGRPAGEQQARAAQGAGGRGRPDARARVPHGGARAGPGAGGASGAAGDVPAVRGSLRGPGAVGVRAQLLPRVPGPPLGRPARRRGPRATPRLPLLRPAVSPPQPEVQRAAGGGGAHQPRAAREAGGARGARGEAPRGPHPHDGLPGPERRGCKEDVEEVFWMGTHPFLLQRCGWASGRTVSPDFLNLLPHLSRFDVPTPKSSNSDDDLPEDYPVVKNMLHRLADLTLDPGTAHRRLLVSADRRSVQLAPPGTPTPPDGPARFDQLPAVLGAQGFGAGRHCWEVETADAACGPDSSGEDEADEDKAKGRYAVGAAGESVRRKGRVGLCPAGAVWAVEGRGGRLWALTAPDPTPLGGAGPVPRRIRVDLDWERGRVAFYDGHSLDLLFAFQGPGPLGERVFPLLCTRHAHATLRIVPAEG from the exons ATGCGGCCGGGAGGGCGGTGGACAGCGAGCTGCTGGGAGACACAGGCTTTCTCGGGAGGGCGCCGGAGGGCGTCAGGCAGTGAATGCGCCGGGCGCAGCGAGGGCCGTCCAGCCGGCGAGCAGCAGGCGAGGGCCGCCCAGGGCGCGGGAGGCCGCGGAAGGCCGGACGCCCGGGCGCGCGTTCCCCATGGAGGCGCCCGAGCTGGGCCCGGGGCTGGTGGAGCGTCTGGAGCAGCTGGCGACGTGCCCGCTGTGCGGGGGTCCCTTCGAGGACCCGGTGCTGTTGGCGTGCGAGCACAGCTTCTGCCGCGCGTGCCTGGCCCGCCGCTGgggcgccccgcccgccgccggggTCCCCGCGCCACCCCCCGCCTGCCCCTGCTGCGGCCAGCCGTGTCCCCGCCGCAGCCTGAGGTCCAACGTGCGGCTGGCGGTGGAGGTGCGCATCAGCCGAGGGCTGCGCGAGAAGCTGGCGGAgcccggggcgcgcgcggggAGGCGCCGAGGGGGCCGCATCCCCACGATGGGCTGCCTGGACCCGAGCGGAGAG GATGTAAGGAAGACGTGGAGGAG GTCTTCTGGATGGGAACTCACCCCTTCCTGCTCCAGAGATGTGGGTGGGCATCAGGGCGGACGGTGTCTCCTGATTTCCTGAACCTTCTCCCTCATCTGTCCAGATTTGATGTCCCAACACCCAAGTCATCTAACTCAGATGATGACCTCCCCGAAGACTATCCAGTGGTCAAAAACATGCTCCACAGACTGGCAG ATTTGACCCTGGACCCGGGCACTGCACACCGCCGCCTACTTGTCTCCGCCGACCGACGCAGCGTCCAACTAGCACCCCCGGGGACCCCCACGCCCCCGGATGGTCCTGCGCGCTTTGATCAGCTCCCGGCCGTGCTGGGCGCACAGGGCTTTGGGGCTGGCCGGCACTGCTGGGAGGTGGAGACCGCGGATGCCGCCTGCGGCCCAGACTCCTCTGGGGAGGACGAAGCGGACGAGGATAAAGCCAAGGGCCGCTACGCCGTGGGCGCGGCCGGGGAGTCAGTGCGCCGCAAGGGCCGCGTGGGGCTGTGCCCCGCGGGGGCCGTGTGGGCTGTGGAGGGCCGCGGCGGCCGCCTGTGGGCCCTCACCGCCCCTGACCCCACCCCACTGGGTGGTGCAGGGCCCGTGCCACGGCGCATCCGCGTAGACCTTGACTGGGAGCGGGGCCGCGTAGCCTTCTATGACGGCCACTCCCTAGACCTACTCTTCGCCTTCCAGGGGCCGGGCCCCCTGGGGGAGCGCGTTTTCCCGCTGCTCTGCACCCGCCACGCCCACGCCACACTCCGCATTGTGCCAGCCGAAGGCTGA
- the RNF39 gene encoding RING finger protein 39 isoform X4: MEAPELGPGLVERLEQLATCPLCGGPFEDPVLLACEHSFCRACLARRWGAPPAAGVPAPPPACPCCGQPCPRRSLRSNVRLAVEVRISRGLREKLAEPGARAGRRRGGRIPTMGCLDPSGEDVRKTWRRFDVPTPKSSNSDDDLPEDYPVVKNMLHRLADLTLDPGTAHRRLLVSADRRSVQLAPPGTPTPPDGPARFDQLPAVLGAQGFGAGRHCWEVETADAACGPDSSGEDEADEDKAKGRYAVGAAGESVRRKGRVGLCPAGAVWAVEGRGGRLWALTAPDPTPLGGAGPVPRRIRVDLDWERGRVAFYDGHSLDLLFAFQGPGPLGERVFPLLCTRHAHATLRIVPAEG; the protein is encoded by the exons ATGGAGGCGCCCGAGCTGGGCCCGGGGCTGGTGGAGCGTCTGGAGCAGCTGGCGACGTGCCCGCTGTGCGGGGGTCCCTTCGAGGACCCGGTGCTGTTGGCGTGCGAGCACAGCTTCTGCCGCGCGTGCCTGGCCCGCCGCTGgggcgccccgcccgccgccggggTCCCCGCGCCACCCCCCGCCTGCCCCTGCTGCGGCCAGCCGTGTCCCCGCCGCAGCCTGAGGTCCAACGTGCGGCTGGCGGTGGAGGTGCGCATCAGCCGAGGGCTGCGCGAGAAGCTGGCGGAgcccggggcgcgcgcggggAGGCGCCGAGGGGGCCGCATCCCCACGATGGGCTGCCTGGACCCGAGCGGAGAG GATGTAAGGAAGACGTGGAGGAG ATTTGATGTCCCAACACCCAAGTCATCTAACTCAGATGATGACCTCCCCGAAGACTATCCAGTGGTCAAAAACATGCTCCACAGACTGGCAG ATTTGACCCTGGACCCGGGCACTGCACACCGCCGCCTACTTGTCTCCGCCGACCGACGCAGCGTCCAACTAGCACCCCCGGGGACCCCCACGCCCCCGGATGGTCCTGCGCGCTTTGATCAGCTCCCGGCCGTGCTGGGCGCACAGGGCTTTGGGGCTGGCCGGCACTGCTGGGAGGTGGAGACCGCGGATGCCGCCTGCGGCCCAGACTCCTCTGGGGAGGACGAAGCGGACGAGGATAAAGCCAAGGGCCGCTACGCCGTGGGCGCGGCCGGGGAGTCAGTGCGCCGCAAGGGCCGCGTGGGGCTGTGCCCCGCGGGGGCCGTGTGGGCTGTGGAGGGCCGCGGCGGCCGCCTGTGGGCCCTCACCGCCCCTGACCCCACCCCACTGGGTGGTGCAGGGCCCGTGCCACGGCGCATCCGCGTAGACCTTGACTGGGAGCGGGGCCGCGTAGCCTTCTATGACGGCCACTCCCTAGACCTACTCTTCGCCTTCCAGGGGCCGGGCCCCCTGGGGGAGCGCGTTTTCCCGCTGCTCTGCACCCGCCACGCCCACGCCACACTCCGCATTGTGCCAGCCGAAGGCTGA
- the RNF39 gene encoding RING finger protein 39 isoform X1: MRPGGRWTASCWETQAFSGGRRRASGSECAGRSEGRPAGEQQARAAQGAGGRGRPDARARVPHGGARAGPGAGGASGAAGDVPAVRGSLRGPGAVGVRAQLLPRVPGPPLGRPARRRGPRATPRLPLLRPAVSPPQPEVQRAAGGGGAHQPRAAREAGGARGARGEAPRGPHPHDGLPGPERRGCKEDVEEVFWMGTHPFLLQRCGWASGRTVSPDFLNLLPHLSRFDVPTPKSSNSDDDLPEDYPVVKNMLHRLAADLTLDPGTAHRRLLVSADRRSVQLAPPGTPTPPDGPARFDQLPAVLGAQGFGAGRHCWEVETADAACGPDSSGEDEADEDKAKGRYAVGAAGESVRRKGRVGLCPAGAVWAVEGRGGRLWALTAPDPTPLGGAGPVPRRIRVDLDWERGRVAFYDGHSLDLLFAFQGPGPLGERVFPLLCTRHAHATLRIVPAEG, encoded by the exons ATGCGGCCGGGAGGGCGGTGGACAGCGAGCTGCTGGGAGACACAGGCTTTCTCGGGAGGGCGCCGGAGGGCGTCAGGCAGTGAATGCGCCGGGCGCAGCGAGGGCCGTCCAGCCGGCGAGCAGCAGGCGAGGGCCGCCCAGGGCGCGGGAGGCCGCGGAAGGCCGGACGCCCGGGCGCGCGTTCCCCATGGAGGCGCCCGAGCTGGGCCCGGGGCTGGTGGAGCGTCTGGAGCAGCTGGCGACGTGCCCGCTGTGCGGGGGTCCCTTCGAGGACCCGGTGCTGTTGGCGTGCGAGCACAGCTTCTGCCGCGCGTGCCTGGCCCGCCGCTGgggcgccccgcccgccgccggggTCCCCGCGCCACCCCCCGCCTGCCCCTGCTGCGGCCAGCCGTGTCCCCGCCGCAGCCTGAGGTCCAACGTGCGGCTGGCGGTGGAGGTGCGCATCAGCCGAGGGCTGCGCGAGAAGCTGGCGGAgcccggggcgcgcgcggggAGGCGCCGAGGGGGCCGCATCCCCACGATGGGCTGCCTGGACCCGAGCGGAGAG GATGTAAGGAAGACGTGGAGGAG GTCTTCTGGATGGGAACTCACCCCTTCCTGCTCCAGAGATGTGGGTGGGCATCAGGGCGGACGGTGTCTCCTGATTTCCTGAACCTTCTCCCTCATCTGTCCAGATTTGATGTCCCAACACCCAAGTCATCTAACTCAGATGATGACCTCCCCGAAGACTATCCAGTGGTCAAAAACATGCTCCACAGACTGGCAG CAGATTTGACCCTGGACCCGGGCACTGCACACCGCCGCCTACTTGTCTCCGCCGACCGACGCAGCGTCCAACTAGCACCCCCGGGGACCCCCACGCCCCCGGATGGTCCTGCGCGCTTTGATCAGCTCCCGGCCGTGCTGGGCGCACAGGGCTTTGGGGCTGGCCGGCACTGCTGGGAGGTGGAGACCGCGGATGCCGCCTGCGGCCCAGACTCCTCTGGGGAGGACGAAGCGGACGAGGATAAAGCCAAGGGCCGCTACGCCGTGGGCGCGGCCGGGGAGTCAGTGCGCCGCAAGGGCCGCGTGGGGCTGTGCCCCGCGGGGGCCGTGTGGGCTGTGGAGGGCCGCGGCGGCCGCCTGTGGGCCCTCACCGCCCCTGACCCCACCCCACTGGGTGGTGCAGGGCCCGTGCCACGGCGCATCCGCGTAGACCTTGACTGGGAGCGGGGCCGCGTAGCCTTCTATGACGGCCACTCCCTAGACCTACTCTTCGCCTTCCAGGGGCCGGGCCCCCTGGGGGAGCGCGTTTTCCCGCTGCTCTGCACCCGCCACGCCCACGCCACACTCCGCATTGTGCCAGCCGAAGGCTGA
- the RNF39 gene encoding RING finger protein 39 isoform X6, which translates to MTHALAMQAHIPQAARAPCPPAQGRPRGGQGAALRTPGLVPQELPLPTTPRFQAPEVLSLLHPIPHPPPSFKPQQGSQRSRFDVPTPKSSNSDDDLPEDYPVVKNMLHRLADLTLDPGTAHRRLLVSADRRSVQLAPPGTPTPPDGPARFDQLPAVLGAQGFGAGRHCWEVETADAACGPDSSGEDEADEDKAKGRYAVGAAGESVRRKGRVGLCPAGAVWAVEGRGGRLWALTAPDPTPLGGAGPVPRRIRVDLDWERGRVAFYDGHSLDLLFAFQGPGPLGERVFPLLCTRHAHATLRIVPAEG; encoded by the exons ATGACTCACGCCCTGGCCATGCAGGCACACATACCACAAGCGGCTAGGGCACCCTGCCCACCGGCCCAGGGCAGGCCCAGGGGAGGACAGGGGGCTGCCCTCCGCACACCAGGCCTAGTGCCCCAGGAGCTTCCCCTCCCTACTACCCCTCGGTTCCAGGCCCCAGaagtcctctccctcctccaccccattccccacccGCCGCCCTCCTTCAAACCTCAGCAGGGAAGCCAGAGAAGCAG ATTTGATGTCCCAACACCCAAGTCATCTAACTCAGATGATGACCTCCCCGAAGACTATCCAGTGGTCAAAAACATGCTCCACAGACTGGCAG ATTTGACCCTGGACCCGGGCACTGCACACCGCCGCCTACTTGTCTCCGCCGACCGACGCAGCGTCCAACTAGCACCCCCGGGGACCCCCACGCCCCCGGATGGTCCTGCGCGCTTTGATCAGCTCCCGGCCGTGCTGGGCGCACAGGGCTTTGGGGCTGGCCGGCACTGCTGGGAGGTGGAGACCGCGGATGCCGCCTGCGGCCCAGACTCCTCTGGGGAGGACGAAGCGGACGAGGATAAAGCCAAGGGCCGCTACGCCGTGGGCGCGGCCGGGGAGTCAGTGCGCCGCAAGGGCCGCGTGGGGCTGTGCCCCGCGGGGGCCGTGTGGGCTGTGGAGGGCCGCGGCGGCCGCCTGTGGGCCCTCACCGCCCCTGACCCCACCCCACTGGGTGGTGCAGGGCCCGTGCCACGGCGCATCCGCGTAGACCTTGACTGGGAGCGGGGCCGCGTAGCCTTCTATGACGGCCACTCCCTAGACCTACTCTTCGCCTTCCAGGGGCCGGGCCCCCTGGGGGAGCGCGTTTTCCCGCTGCTCTGCACCCGCCACGCCCACGCCACACTCCGCATTGTGCCAGCCGAAGGCTGA
- the RNF39 gene encoding RING finger protein 39 isoform X3 has protein sequence MEAPELGPGLVERLEQLATCPLCGGPFEDPVLLACEHSFCRACLARRWGAPPAAGVPAPPPACPCCGQPCPRRSLRSNVRLAVEVRISRGLREKLAEPGARAGRRRGGRIPTMGCLDPSGEDVRKTWRRFDVPTPKSSNSDDDLPEDYPVVKNMLHRLAADLTLDPGTAHRRLLVSADRRSVQLAPPGTPTPPDGPARFDQLPAVLGAQGFGAGRHCWEVETADAACGPDSSGEDEADEDKAKGRYAVGAAGESVRRKGRVGLCPAGAVWAVEGRGGRLWALTAPDPTPLGGAGPVPRRIRVDLDWERGRVAFYDGHSLDLLFAFQGPGPLGERVFPLLCTRHAHATLRIVPAEG, from the exons ATGGAGGCGCCCGAGCTGGGCCCGGGGCTGGTGGAGCGTCTGGAGCAGCTGGCGACGTGCCCGCTGTGCGGGGGTCCCTTCGAGGACCCGGTGCTGTTGGCGTGCGAGCACAGCTTCTGCCGCGCGTGCCTGGCCCGCCGCTGgggcgccccgcccgccgccggggTCCCCGCGCCACCCCCCGCCTGCCCCTGCTGCGGCCAGCCGTGTCCCCGCCGCAGCCTGAGGTCCAACGTGCGGCTGGCGGTGGAGGTGCGCATCAGCCGAGGGCTGCGCGAGAAGCTGGCGGAgcccggggcgcgcgcggggAGGCGCCGAGGGGGCCGCATCCCCACGATGGGCTGCCTGGACCCGAGCGGAGAG GATGTAAGGAAGACGTGGAGGAG ATTTGATGTCCCAACACCCAAGTCATCTAACTCAGATGATGACCTCCCCGAAGACTATCCAGTGGTCAAAAACATGCTCCACAGACTGGCAG CAGATTTGACCCTGGACCCGGGCACTGCACACCGCCGCCTACTTGTCTCCGCCGACCGACGCAGCGTCCAACTAGCACCCCCGGGGACCCCCACGCCCCCGGATGGTCCTGCGCGCTTTGATCAGCTCCCGGCCGTGCTGGGCGCACAGGGCTTTGGGGCTGGCCGGCACTGCTGGGAGGTGGAGACCGCGGATGCCGCCTGCGGCCCAGACTCCTCTGGGGAGGACGAAGCGGACGAGGATAAAGCCAAGGGCCGCTACGCCGTGGGCGCGGCCGGGGAGTCAGTGCGCCGCAAGGGCCGCGTGGGGCTGTGCCCCGCGGGGGCCGTGTGGGCTGTGGAGGGCCGCGGCGGCCGCCTGTGGGCCCTCACCGCCCCTGACCCCACCCCACTGGGTGGTGCAGGGCCCGTGCCACGGCGCATCCGCGTAGACCTTGACTGGGAGCGGGGCCGCGTAGCCTTCTATGACGGCCACTCCCTAGACCTACTCTTCGCCTTCCAGGGGCCGGGCCCCCTGGGGGAGCGCGTTTTCCCGCTGCTCTGCACCCGCCACGCCCACGCCACACTCCGCATTGTGCCAGCCGAAGGCTGA
- the PPP1R11 gene encoding E3 ubiquitin-protein ligase PPP1R11 isoform X1, with protein sequence MAEAGAGLSETVTETTVTVTTEPENRSLTIKLRKRKPEKKVEWTSDTVDNEHMGRRSSKCCCIYEKPRAFGESSTESDEEEEEGCGHTHCVRGHRKGQRRTTPGPSPTSPPQPPDPSQPPPGPMQH encoded by the exons ATGGCCGAGGCAGGAGCCGGGCTGAGTGAGACCGTCACGGAGACCACCGTTACCGTGACAACTGAGCCC GAGAACCGGAGCCTGACCATCAAACTGCGGAAACGGAAGCCAGAGAAGAAGGTAGAATGGACGAGTGACACTGTGGACAATGAGCACATGGGGCGCCGCTCATCCAAAT GTTGCTGTATTTACGAGAAACCTCGGGCCTTTGGCGAGAGCTCCACTGAGAgtgatgaggaggaagaggaaggctgTGGTCATACACACTGTGTTCGGGGCCACCGCAAAGGACAGCGTCGTACAACCCCAGGACCAAGCCCCACCAGCCCTCCGCAGCCTCCTgacccctcccagccccctccagGGCCAATGCAGCACTAA
- the RNF39 gene encoding RING finger protein 39 isoform X5, whose product MTHALAMQAHIPQAARAPCPPAQGRPRGGQGAALRTPGLVPQELPLPTTPRFQAPEVLSLLHPIPHPPPSFKPQQGSQRSRFDVPTPKSSNSDDDLPEDYPVVKNMLHRLAADLTLDPGTAHRRLLVSADRRSVQLAPPGTPTPPDGPARFDQLPAVLGAQGFGAGRHCWEVETADAACGPDSSGEDEADEDKAKGRYAVGAAGESVRRKGRVGLCPAGAVWAVEGRGGRLWALTAPDPTPLGGAGPVPRRIRVDLDWERGRVAFYDGHSLDLLFAFQGPGPLGERVFPLLCTRHAHATLRIVPAEG is encoded by the exons ATGACTCACGCCCTGGCCATGCAGGCACACATACCACAAGCGGCTAGGGCACCCTGCCCACCGGCCCAGGGCAGGCCCAGGGGAGGACAGGGGGCTGCCCTCCGCACACCAGGCCTAGTGCCCCAGGAGCTTCCCCTCCCTACTACCCCTCGGTTCCAGGCCCCAGaagtcctctccctcctccaccccattccccacccGCCGCCCTCCTTCAAACCTCAGCAGGGAAGCCAGAGAAGCAG ATTTGATGTCCCAACACCCAAGTCATCTAACTCAGATGATGACCTCCCCGAAGACTATCCAGTGGTCAAAAACATGCTCCACAGACTGGCAG CAGATTTGACCCTGGACCCGGGCACTGCACACCGCCGCCTACTTGTCTCCGCCGACCGACGCAGCGTCCAACTAGCACCCCCGGGGACCCCCACGCCCCCGGATGGTCCTGCGCGCTTTGATCAGCTCCCGGCCGTGCTGGGCGCACAGGGCTTTGGGGCTGGCCGGCACTGCTGGGAGGTGGAGACCGCGGATGCCGCCTGCGGCCCAGACTCCTCTGGGGAGGACGAAGCGGACGAGGATAAAGCCAAGGGCCGCTACGCCGTGGGCGCGGCCGGGGAGTCAGTGCGCCGCAAGGGCCGCGTGGGGCTGTGCCCCGCGGGGGCCGTGTGGGCTGTGGAGGGCCGCGGCGGCCGCCTGTGGGCCCTCACCGCCCCTGACCCCACCCCACTGGGTGGTGCAGGGCCCGTGCCACGGCGCATCCGCGTAGACCTTGACTGGGAGCGGGGCCGCGTAGCCTTCTATGACGGCCACTCCCTAGACCTACTCTTCGCCTTCCAGGGGCCGGGCCCCCTGGGGGAGCGCGTTTTCCCGCTGCTCTGCACCCGCCACGCCCACGCCACACTCCGCATTGTGCCAGCCGAAGGCTGA
- the PPP1R11 gene encoding E3 ubiquitin-protein ligase PPP1R11 isoform X2: MMWESEEENRSLTIKLRKRKPEKKVEWTSDTVDNEHMGRRSSKCCCIYEKPRAFGESSTESDEEEEEGCGHTHCVRGHRKGQRRTTPGPSPTSPPQPPDPSQPPPGPMQH; this comes from the exons ATGATGTGGGAGTCCGAAGAG GAGAACCGGAGCCTGACCATCAAACTGCGGAAACGGAAGCCAGAGAAGAAGGTAGAATGGACGAGTGACACTGTGGACAATGAGCACATGGGGCGCCGCTCATCCAAAT GTTGCTGTATTTACGAGAAACCTCGGGCCTTTGGCGAGAGCTCCACTGAGAgtgatgaggaggaagaggaaggctgTGGTCATACACACTGTGTTCGGGGCCACCGCAAAGGACAGCGTCGTACAACCCCAGGACCAAGCCCCACCAGCCCTCCGCAGCCTCCTgacccctcccagccccctccagGGCCAATGCAGCACTAA